TTTTCTGTTATTCCTCTGACTTCACAAACTACATTTAACGGTTTACCAACCACATATCCAATTAATTCTACAAGTAGAAATGGTCTTGATAAAAATTCCTACGCTTTAGTTCATCAAATATGTACTGTTGATGCTAATTGCTTTAAAGGCTCATCAGCCAATTGGTTAGAGAGAATTGGACAATTGGATAAAGCAGATAGAGAAGCTATAGAAGAACGTTTAAAGTATTTTTTGAGTATTCAAGAGAATCCTAGTGAAGACTGGTTTGCTCAAAATGCGTCTCCAGAACTTTTGAAAAAAATCTTTGATTATCTACCTGAAGATACAAAAAATTTAGTAATAGAAGAATTAATTAACAATTTAGACTCATAATACCTGTATATTCATCAATAACATTGATATTCTAATTATTACAAATTGGGCAATCTCTGTACTGCTGTTAGCTTGGTCAGTGCAAAGTGCGATCGCTGATGAATTAGCTCTCACTGATGGAATGGCACGCTAGATTTATGTGAAACCTGCTTGCTGACTATCTTGTTGGGGCTAGGGTGTAGGAAAAAAATCA
This window of the Nostoc sp. ATCC 53789 genome carries:
- a CDS encoding type II toxin-antitoxin system PemK/MazF family toxin; protein product: MAGKRPRQGWIYSTNPYRVSLRCKLGHIHIYNLDEPAEVECQTCSENINSSRVFRGTHPYIIWTSDQFQDESGYIATFSVIPLTSQTTFNGLPTTYPINSTSRNGLDKNSYALVHQICTVDANCFKGSSANWLERIGQLDKADREAIEERLKYFLSIQENPSEDWFAQNASPELLKKIFDYLPEDTKNLVIEELINNLDS